From the Kitasatospora atroaurantiaca genome, the window CACGGATACCTTCGGCCGCCCCTGGCGGAACGGGCTGACCGACGTCGCCATCGGCGCCGCCGGGCTGCCGGTGCTGGAGGACCACCGGGGGCGTACGGACAGCCACGGCAACGAGCTGGCGATGACCGTCACCGCGACGGCCGACGAACTCGCGGCGGCGGCCGACCTGGTCAAGGGCAAGGCCACCGGCACCCCCGTGGCCGTGGTCCGGGGCCTGGCGCAGCTGGTCACCCCCGAGGACGGTGACGGCACCCGGCCGCTGATCCGCGCGGCCACCGACGACATGTTCCGGCTCGGGACCTCGGAGGCGGTCCGCGAGGCCGTGACGCTCCGCCGGACCATCCGTTCCTTCACCGCCGAGCCGGTCGACCCGGCGGCCGTACGCCGCGCGGTGGCCGCGGCCGTCACCGCGCCCGCCCCGCACCACACCACGCCGTGGCGCTTCGTGCTGCTGGAGGCGGCGGACGTCCGGGAACGGCTGCTCGACGCGATGCTCGCGGCCTGGCAGCGCGACCTCGCCGGGCTCGACGGCTGGGACGAGGCGAAGATCGCCCGCCGGACCGCACGGGGGAACGTGCTGCGGGACGCCCCGTACCTGGTGGTCCCCTGCCTGGTGATGGACGGTTCGCACGACTACCCGGACGAGCGGCGCGCGGCCGCCGAGCGCGAGATGTTCACCGTCGCGATCGGGGCTGCCGTGCAGAACCTGCTGGTCACGCTGGCCGGCGAGGGCTACGGCTCGGCGTGGGTGTCCTCGACGATGTTCTGCCGGGACACCGTGCGCGGCGTGCTGGAACTGCCGGACACCTGGGACCCGATGGGCGCGATCGCCGTCGGCCGCCCGGCGGAGTCCCCCAGGGAGCGCCCTGCCCGGACGGCGGACGCCTTCATCACCGTGCGCTAGACCGGGCCTGGACGAGGTTCGGGACGGTCTCGCCCTGCTGCCAGTTGAGCGACGAGACCTGCGGCCGGGTGGGCCGGACGGCGGTGCGGTTCTGGTTACCGATCCGTTTGCGCTCACGAACAATCAATTCCGCTCACCGGATGAGGGATGGTGCGGTTCTCACACGTCGTCAGCGATGACGGTGGTCGTTCGGGGCCAGGCGGGGGCCGTAGCGCGGGGCGCGGGCGCCGGTGAGGGCGATCAGGCGGCACACGCGATGACGATGGCCTGCGTACGGGGCGAGGAGGGCGAGCATCTGGTCGTCGTCGCTGCGCGGGCGGCCGGCCAGGCCCCAGCCGACCAGGTTGGGCAGGTGGTAGTCGCCGACCGACACCGCGTCGGGGTCACCGTTGCTGCGCTGCAGGGTCTCGGCCGCCGTCCAGACACCGATCCCGGGCACGGTGGTCAGCCGGGCGTACGCCTCCTCGTGCGGCAGTGCGGAGGCCTCCTCCAGCCGGGGTGCGAGGCGGGCGGCCCGGACGATGGTCGCCGAGCGTTTCGGGTCCACCCCTGCGCGGTGCCACTCCCAACTCGGGATGAGCGCCCACTC encodes:
- a CDS encoding coenzyme F420-0:L-glutamate ligase; translation: MIQVLPVEGLPEIDADSDLGALIAKAGEFEDGDILLVTSKIVSKAEGRVLHAADREAAIDAETVRVVARRGPVRIVENRNGLVMAAAGVDASNTAPGTVLLLPEDPDASARALRERLQQLTGRRLAVIITDTFGRPWRNGLTDVAIGAAGLPVLEDHRGRTDSHGNELAMTVTATADELAAAADLVKGKATGTPVAVVRGLAQLVTPEDGDGTRPLIRAATDDMFRLGTSEAVREAVTLRRTIRSFTAEPVDPAAVRRAVAAAVTAPAPHHTTPWRFVLLEAADVRERLLDAMLAAWQRDLAGLDGWDEAKIARRTARGNVLRDAPYLVVPCLVMDGSHDYPDERRAAAEREMFTVAIGAAVQNLLVTLAGEGYGSAWVSSTMFCRDTVRGVLELPDTWDPMGAIAVGRPAESPRERPARTADAFITVR